The stretch of DNA GCCCCAGAACCTTGAAGCCTGACTTGCGGTAGAAGGGAACGAGAAAGTCTTCACACATCAGCACTGCTCGGCGCACATTGGGCAGGCAGCGGAGATATTGCAGGTAACGCCACATCAGTATGGGGCCTTTGCCCTGCTGTCTGAAGGTGCGATGGACGGCGAGGACGTGGATGTGGACGGTGGAACCGCGGGGCTTGTGTAGAGTCAGTGCCTCCTGGAGCAAAGAGGTTGGAAATCATAATTAATGTTCATatgtctgcatttgtttttgagagTTAAACGGGAAAGGTGGAGACATGCAGGATCTCTTACAGTAGTGAGTCTGTCTCGGTCCCAGAGAGAGCCGATGATAAAAGCTACCAGCCGGCCCTCCTCAAACCAGCCCATGGACAGCTCCGGACACAGCGTGAGGAAATGACGCACCTCATCCAGGTGGAGAGGACAATCACCTGACACTGAGATAaatgctgagagagaaagagagagagggagagagattggCCCGTGCACAATAATGGTTTGGCACTACTTTTACGCACACTTGAGGCGGCGCAAACCGCTTAATAAACACATTACTGAATGCAGAATATAAATTTTACACGATCTCTTTAAAATGTaactacaaataaaatgtgccaagtggttaaataaaaaattaaaaataaaaaaatagatctGCCGATG from Xiphias gladius isolate SHS-SW01 ecotype Sanya breed wild chromosome 3, ASM1685928v1, whole genome shotgun sequence encodes:
- the aanat1 gene encoding serotonin N-acetyltransferase; the protein is MSVLGAQPFIKPMQLSPSVSPGIQRRHTLPASEVRPLNTQDAISVFEIEREAFISVSGDCPLHLDEVRHFLTLCPELSMGWFEEGRLVAFIIGSLWDRDRLTTEALTLHKPRGSTVHIHVLAVHRTFRQQGKGPILMWRYLQYLRCLPNVRRAVLMCEDFLVPFYRKSGFKVLGRCAITVAKLTFTEMWYPISGHAYMRRNSEAIRFPQHPLTLPL